The sequence below is a genomic window from uncultured Stenotrophomonas sp..
GACTTCCGGATGGCCGCTACTGCAATCCGGAAGTCGACAAGCTGCGGGCCTGGGCCAGCAGCTGGGCGTACTGTTCCGGCTTGCTGCCGGTGAGCGTGGAAGTGGTGAACATGCGCCGAGTTTAGCAATGGTGGGGTTGGGGCTAGCGAAGACGGTAGCGCCCGACCGTTGGTCGTGGCGGCGGCGCGTAGCGCCGTGGGGCTTTACCGCAAGCCGATGGATAGTGCCGACCAACGGCCGGCACCCACCGAACCCACCGCATCCATCGGGTTCATCGCAAAATCCCGGTGTCGTAGATGCGGGGCTTGCCCCGCATGTGGCGTTACCGGTGAAGCCCCGTGCCGGGCAAGCCCGGCACCTACGAGATAGATGTGGGGCTTGCCCCACATGGCTTTTGTTCAATTGACCAACGCGAGGTCGTCGATCAGCGCGCGCAGGAAGCGCGCCGCCTCGCCGCCGGTGCAGGCGCGGTGGTCGAAGGTGACCGACAGCGGGATCACCTTGTGCGTTTCCACGCCGCCCATCACCGGGGTCAGCTGGAAGCGTGCGCGGCCGGCGGCGACGATCGCCACGCACGGTGGCACCACCACCGGGGTGGCGTAGCGGCCGGCGAACATGCCGAAGTTGGACAGGCTGATGGTGTAGCCGGTCAGCTCCGACGGCGCGATGGAGCGGTCCTCGACCTGCTGGCGCAGGCGGTTGATGCCCTCGCGCACGCCGCGCGCGTCGAGCATGTCGGCATTGCGCAGGGCGGGCACGAACAGGCCGTCGTCGGTGTCCACGGCGATGCCGATGTCCACCTGTGCGTGCAGGGTGCGGGTGAGGTTGTCGCCGTCGAACCAGGCGTTCATCGCCGGCACCGCCTGGCAGGCGCGGACGATGCCGCGCACCAGCCGCGAGGTCATGTCGTTGCCCGGCGCCCAGGCGTGGATGTCGGCGTCGTCGCTGAGCGTGGTCGGCACCACCTTGCTGTGCGCGTCGGCCATTACCCGGGCCATGTTGCGGCGCACGCCCTTGAGCGGTTCCGGCTGGCCCTTGGCGACCACGCCCGGGGGGGCGGTGCGCATCGGCTTGCCGGTGGCGGAAAGCGGGGTGCGGGCGGCTTCGCTGCGCACCGCCGGAGCCGGTGCGGCTGCCGGTTGCGGTGCGGCGGCGGGCGCGCTGCCGATGCGGGCGGTGCCGGCGGCGGCCGCCTGCTTCACGTCGCCCATCGTCACCGCGCCATCGGCGCCGGTGGCGCGCACGCGGGCCAGGTCGACGCCGAGCTTGCGCGCGACCGCGCGCACCGCCGGCATCGCCTTGACGCCACCGACGGCCACGGCCTGCTCGGTGTGCACGGCGTTGGAGCTGACCATCGCGCCGACCACGGTGCCTTCGTCGGCGCGCTCGGCGGCGGCCGCTGCCGGGGCGGGAGCCGCTGCGGGCGCCGGTGCCGGTGCGGCCGGAGCAGGTGCGCCGTGGTGATGCCCGGTGTCCTGGCCTTCAGCACGCTGCGGCAGGTTCGGGTCGATCTCGAACTGCGCCAGCATGTGCCCGGTCACCACGATGCCGCCGGCTGCGCCGGCCAGCTTCAGCACCTTGCCGGACACCGGCGAGGGCACCTCCACCACCGCCTTGGCGGTTTCCATCGACACCAGCGGTTCGTCCAGCTTGATGACGTCGCCTTCCTTGACGAACCATTCGACGATGGTGGCGTCCGGCAGGCCTTCGCCCAGGTCGGGCAGGTTGAAGTTCTTGGTCTGGCTCATCAGGGGGTTT
It includes:
- a CDS encoding hypothetical protein (Evidence 5 : No homology to any previously reported sequences); translated protein: MWGKPHIYLVGAGLARHGASPVTPHAGQAPHLRHRDFAMNPMDAVGSVGAGRWSALSIGLR
- a CDS encoding conserved hypothetical protein (Evidence 4 : Homologs of previously reported genes of unknown function), with protein sequence MSQTKNFNLPDLGEGLPDATIVEWFVKEGDVIKLDEPLVSMETAKAVVEVPSPVSGKVLKLAGAAGGIVVTGHMLAQFEIDPNLPQRAEGQDTGHHHGAPAPAAPAPAPAAAPAPAAAAAERADEGTVVGAMVSSNAVHTEQAVAVGGVKAMPAVRAVARKLGVDLARVRATGADGAVTMGDVKQAAAAGTARIGSAPAAAPQPAAAPAPAVRSEAARTPLSATGKPMRTAPPGVVAKGQPEPLKGVRRNMARVMADAHSKVVPTTLSDDADIHAWAPGNDMTSRLVRGIVRACQAVPAMNAWFDGDNLTRTLHAQVDIGIAVDTDDGLFVPALRNADMLDARGVREGINRLRQQVEDRSIAPSELTGYTISLSNFGMFAGRYATPVVVPPCVAIVAAGRARFQLTPVMGGVETHKVIPLSVTFDHRACTGGEAARFLRALIDDLALVN